ACGTTTGCAAAAACATCTGCATACTTTTGAACGTTTCCGTCAAAGTTTGAAGAGTCAAAATGCAAAGTAATTTTTCCTTTTTTACCAGGCATGATTGGTTCTTTTGTGAAGTCAGGAGCAGTACATCCACATCCAGGCTTTACTTCAGAAATAACCAAAGGATTTTTTCCTGTGTTGGTAACTTCATATACGTGCTCTACTTTATCTCCTTTTTTGATCTTTCCAAAATCGAAGTTGCTTTCAGATAAAGCAATAGAAGTAGATGGCTCGTTAGAAACCGGTGCAGCAGCTTCACTTGCAATAGGAGCAGCAGCAGTTGCAGAATCTGTAATTACTGGAGCTCCGGCAGTTGCAGAGTCAGCAACGATAGTTTCAGGGCTTTGAGTTT
This genomic interval from Chryseobacterium joostei contains the following:
- a CDS encoding DUF1573 domain-containing protein; the protein is MKKTLSIIALSIIGFGLVSCKKENKETQSPETIVADSATAGAPVITDSATAAAPIASEAAAPVSNEPSTSIALSESNFDFGKIKKGDKVEHVYEVTNTGKNPLVISEVKPGCGCTAPDFTKEPIMPGKKGKITLHFDSSNFDGNVQKYADVFANVEKAPIKLTFTANIQP